The following coding sequences lie in one Variovorax terrae genomic window:
- a CDS encoding papain-like cysteine protease family protein — MKAILRLWLFVMVWGLSQAAQASTTCQATPSGTLCISQVDFTRFAQTAYQAQAQSQWCWAASISMLFSYYGYSVAQPRIVAEAYGGVVNMPAVAGVVMAQALNRSWLDDAQRPFTARLHGAFDPAANVSTLDNSRLVQELDQNRPFIIGTAGHAVVATAIQYYPTPYGPNIVSIGVFDPWPGRGARGLSVLEMTPVTMGGALSFVATAEVQAGGSSLGGAIQNPFAPVAGSGGGAADLCLVVGLAVLAWAARYRSRVAKGRARHPGNA, encoded by the coding sequence ATGAAGGCGATTCTTCGACTGTGGCTGTTCGTCATGGTCTGGGGCCTGAGCCAGGCCGCACAGGCCAGCACGACCTGTCAGGCCACCCCAAGCGGCACACTGTGCATCTCGCAGGTCGATTTCACTCGCTTTGCACAGACGGCCTACCAGGCCCAGGCGCAGAGCCAGTGGTGCTGGGCGGCCTCGATTTCAATGCTGTTCAGCTACTACGGCTACAGCGTGGCTCAGCCGCGGATCGTGGCGGAGGCCTATGGCGGCGTGGTGAACATGCCGGCGGTGGCCGGGGTGGTGATGGCGCAGGCGCTCAATCGGTCCTGGCTGGACGATGCGCAACGACCGTTCACGGCGCGCCTGCACGGGGCGTTCGATCCCGCGGCGAATGTTTCCACGCTCGACAACAGCCGGCTGGTTCAGGAGCTGGATCAGAACCGCCCCTTCATCATCGGGACGGCGGGGCATGCGGTGGTGGCAACGGCGATCCAGTACTACCCGACACCGTACGGGCCCAACATCGTGTCGATCGGGGTGTTCGATCCCTGGCCCGGGCGTGGCGCGCGCGGTTTGTCTGTACTGGAGATGACGCCGGTGACGATGGGAGGCGCCTTGAGTTTTGTGGCAACGGCGGAAGTGCAGGCGGGAGGCTCCTCGCTGGGCGGGGCGATCCAGAATCCGTTTGCACCCGTCGCTGGAAGTGGCGGCGGGGCGGCCGACCTCTGCTTGGTCGTGGGCCTGGCGGTC